The Campylobacter concisus genome has a window encoding:
- the hslU gene encoding HslU--HslV peptidase ATPase subunit encodes MNLTPREIVKFLDDYVIGQKDAKKIIAIALRNRYRRMKLEKSLQDDIMPKNILMIGSTGVGKTEIARRLSKMMGLPFIKVEASKYTEVGFVGRDVESMVRDLAMASYNLVKNEQSEKNQDKINAYIEEKIVSKLLPPLPKGASEEKQAEYAKSYDKMLNRLRNGELDELSIEIEVQQNPLEAGSNVPPDMAQMQESFIKIIGIGGKNIKKEMKVKDAKKALQSEANDKILDLESVKTEALRRAENEGIIFIDEIDKVAVGSGSSNRQDPSKEGVQRDLLPIVEGSNVNTKFGNLKTDHILFIAAGAFHISKPSDLIPELQGRFPLRVELDSLDEDALYQILTQPKNSLLKQYIALLSTENVELEFDDEAIKEIARIAHAANEKMEDIGARRLHTVIERVIEDISYEASEKSGEKINVTKELVKERLKDVVEDQDLARYIL; translated from the coding sequence ATGAACTTAACACCAAGAGAAATTGTTAAATTTTTAGATGACTATGTGATCGGTCAAAAGGACGCCAAAAAGATCATAGCGATCGCACTTCGCAACCGCTACCGCCGTATGAAGCTTGAAAAGAGCCTGCAAGATGACATCATGCCAAAAAATATCTTGATGATCGGCTCAACTGGCGTTGGTAAAACCGAGATCGCAAGGCGCCTTTCAAAAATGATGGGTCTGCCATTTATCAAGGTCGAGGCTAGCAAATATACTGAGGTTGGCTTTGTTGGTCGTGACGTTGAGAGCATGGTGAGAGACCTTGCAATGGCCTCATATAATCTCGTAAAAAACGAGCAAAGCGAGAAAAATCAAGACAAGATAAATGCCTACATCGAAGAAAAGATCGTCTCAAAGCTACTTCCGCCACTTCCAAAAGGTGCTAGCGAAGAGAAGCAAGCAGAGTACGCTAAGAGCTATGACAAGATGCTAAATAGATTAAGAAATGGCGAGCTTGATGAGCTAAGTATAGAGATAGAGGTGCAGCAAAACCCACTTGAAGCTGGCTCAAACGTGCCACCTGACATGGCACAGATGCAAGAGAGCTTTATAAAGATAATTGGCATCGGCGGCAAAAATATCAAAAAAGAGATGAAGGTAAAAGACGCCAAAAAAGCCCTTCAAAGCGAGGCAAATGATAAAATTTTAGACCTTGAGAGTGTAAAAACAGAGGCTTTAAGAAGAGCTGAAAACGAAGGCATCATCTTTATAGATGAGATCGATAAGGTAGCCGTTGGCTCAGGTAGCTCAAACAGGCAAGATCCTAGCAAAGAAGGCGTGCAAAGAGACTTGCTACCTATCGTTGAGGGCTCTAATGTAAATACCAAATTTGGAAATTTAAAGACAGATCACATTTTATTTATCGCAGCTGGCGCCTTTCATATAAGCAAGCCAAGCGATCTCATCCCAGAGCTTCAAGGCCGTTTCCCACTAAGGGTCGAGCTTGATAGCCTTGATGAGGACGCGCTTTATCAAATTTTAACTCAGCCAAAAAATTCGCTTTTAAAACAATATATCGCACTTCTTTCAACTGAAAATGTCGAGCTAGAATTTGACGATGAAGCGATAAAAGAGATAGCAAGGATCGCTCACGCAGCAAATGAAAAGATGGAGGATATCGGTGCTAGACGCCTTCACACGGTGATCGAGCGCGTGATAGAAGATATCAGCTATGAGGCTAGCGAAAAGAGCGGCGAGAAGATAAATGTGACAAAAGAGCTTGTAAAAGAGCGCCTAAAAGATGTGGTTGAGGATCAAGATCTAGCGAGGTATATACTTTGA
- a CDS encoding ATP-binding protein, whose amino-acid sequence MSNENIYTHIKDLFINEDEVSDFVNLDNSIACYNKIVSALKKPLKLILFYGKPGSGKTFLLNKIASDLKEDKRLIFFPHPFFSETSFIEAISKEIYGSTLDNIDNFENFITHYSRNFNNKDEILQNQTVVILDEAQLYPTELIEKIRLMADTRMFKFLFTIHKTENEDVLAKDYFQTRIWESIELGSANTNEIIVYLQRKLEQKGYEKYLKFQKKDYDKAYELCSGNLRTLNKIMYKFYEICEFYEQNQPSKLSDENANIRILTMSALDAGLINA is encoded by the coding sequence ATGAGTAACGAAAACATTTATACTCATATAAAAGATCTCTTTATAAACGAAGACGAAGTGAGCGACTTTGTAAATTTAGACAATTCAATAGCTTGCTATAATAAAATAGTTTCAGCTTTAAAAAAACCGCTAAAGCTTATTTTGTTTTATGGCAAACCAGGAAGCGGAAAAACATTTTTACTAAACAAAATAGCATCTGATCTAAAAGAAGATAAAAGGTTAATCTTTTTCCCACATCCATTTTTTAGCGAAACTTCTTTTATAGAAGCAATTAGTAAAGAAATTTATGGTAGTACATTAGATAATATAGATAATTTTGAGAACTTCATCACACACTATTCTAGAAATTTTAACAATAAAGATGAAATCTTACAAAATCAAACAGTAGTTATATTGGACGAGGCACAGCTTTATCCAACTGAACTTATTGAAAAAATAAGACTTATGGCTGACACCAGGATGTTTAAGTTTCTTTTTACGATACATAAAACCGAAAATGAAGATGTGTTGGCAAAGGACTATTTTCAAACAAGGATTTGGGAAAGCATTGAGCTTGGAAGTGCAAATACAAACGAGATCATCGTCTACTTGCAAAGAAAACTAGAACAAAAAGGATATGAAAAATATCTAAAATTTCAAAAAAAAGACTACGACAAAGCCTATGAGCTTTGCTCTGGAAATTTACGTACGCTAAATAAGATCATGTATAAATTCTATGAGATTTGTGAGTTTTACGAGCAAAACCAGCCATCAAAACTAAGTGATGAAAATGCAAATATCAGAATTTTAACCATGTCGGCACTTGACGCAGGACTGATAAATGCTTGA
- the mshL gene encoding pilus (MSHA type) biogenesis protein MshL, with product MLGSKLNKLFIVAALACLSINFADARPSSCLSKNFSMKISDDVALGDVLNQLSEMCDFSIVAKDAYSKTELNDKVFGVNIRNMNLSEVFDLLLSEKNLSYEFSNNVLKISSLKTQIFKLDYITSIREGTAVTQASVDATPSEVSTSSSSSSSNAQSDSSSQGSSNLIKTTERFDFWEKLDAELKAILNNSSEHITAPDPIINQNAGLITVTATPSQLKRVEKYIAEMQKRLKKQVIIDVSIISVELNNEYKQGVDWSKFELGFNTYIGNSSSNGSSGANWTNKGNSLSDGFGRTLNIAANLNFSLDGMINFLETNGKTKVISSPKVTTLNNQQALISVGDNINYRVQEQTDSGNSNSDRLTTTYKQYSVFIGILLNLLPEVSDNNKIMLRINPSLSNFKYSEDDTRQNALREIAPDTVQKKLSTVVQVDSGDTIILGGLIGQTKGKNNTSVPILSDIPLIGNAFKSTRDSVKTTELIFVITPHVVDLEDKKPIGQSLKDLGFSKSIYE from the coding sequence ATGTTGGGATCAAAATTAAATAAATTATTTATAGTTGCTGCACTGGCATGCTTAAGTATAAATTTTGCAGATGCAAGACCAAGCAGTTGTTTAAGTAAAAACTTTAGTATGAAAATTTCAGATGATGTTGCCCTTGGAGACGTACTAAATCAACTTTCTGAAATGTGTGACTTTAGTATAGTAGCCAAAGATGCATATAGTAAAACAGAGCTAAATGATAAGGTCTTTGGCGTAAACATTAGAAATATGAACTTAAGTGAAGTTTTTGACCTACTTTTGAGTGAAAAAAATTTAAGCTATGAATTTTCAAACAATGTCCTAAAAATATCTTCATTAAAAACTCAAATTTTCAAACTTGATTATATAACTTCAATAAGGGAAGGAACTGCTGTAACTCAAGCATCTGTTGATGCTACTCCATCTGAGGTCTCTACAAGCTCAAGTAGCAGTTCATCTAATGCTCAAAGCGATAGCTCGTCACAAGGCTCAAGTAACCTCATAAAAACAACTGAAAGATTTGATTTCTGGGAAAAACTTGACGCTGAATTAAAAGCTATTTTAAATAATAGCAGCGAACATATCACAGCGCCTGATCCTATAATAAATCAAAACGCTGGCCTTATTACAGTAACAGCTACACCTTCTCAACTTAAACGTGTAGAAAAGTACATAGCTGAAATGCAAAAAAGACTTAAAAAACAAGTCATTATCGACGTTTCTATAATATCAGTGGAGCTAAACAATGAGTATAAACAAGGGGTTGACTGGAGCAAATTTGAGCTTGGATTTAATACATATATAGGCAATTCAAGTAGTAATGGAAGCTCTGGTGCAAATTGGACAAACAAGGGCAATAGCCTAAGTGATGGCTTTGGCCGCACGTTAAATATTGCTGCAAATTTAAATTTTAGTCTTGATGGTATGATAAATTTTCTTGAGACAAATGGTAAAACAAAGGTCATCTCAAGTCCAAAAGTAACTACACTAAATAACCAACAAGCTCTTATTTCAGTTGGTGATAATATCAACTACAGAGTTCAAGAGCAAACAGATAGTGGTAACAGCAATAGCGATAGGCTAACAACTACATATAAACAATACTCAGTATTTATCGGCATCTTGTTAAATCTACTACCAGAAGTATCTGACAATAACAAAATCATGCTTCGCATCAACCCATCACTTAGCAACTTTAAATACAGCGAAGACGACACAAGACAAAACGCATTAAGAGAGATAGCTCCTGATACAGTACAGAAAAAGCTCTCAACTGTTGTTCAAGTCGATAGTGGAGATACAATAATACTTGGCGGTCTAATAGGCCAAACAAAAGGTAAAAATAATACATCTGTGCCTATTCTTTCAGATATTCCTCTTATAGGCAATGCTTTTAAAAGCACAAGAGATAGCGTAAAAACAACTGAGCTTATCTTTGTTATTACGCCACATGTAGTTGATCTTGAAGATAAAAAGCCAATAGGCCAATCACTAAAAGACTTAGGTTTTTCTAAATCTATCTATGAGTAA
- the rplI gene encoding 50S ribosomal protein L9: MKVLLIKDIKGLGKAGEIKEVKDGYGNNFLIGKGFAKAATPDVLRQYEAAQKRKAEELKYEIANLEKLKEELAKVTVVVKKTLGANGSLFGSVSKEEIAAELEKTHHLVVEKKAIDLDTHLKAVGLYDVSIKLGHSINATLKVDVQGE; this comes from the coding sequence ATGAAAGTATTATTAATAAAAGATATAAAAGGACTTGGAAAAGCTGGCGAGATAAAAGAGGTAAAAGACGGCTACGGCAACAACTTCTTAATCGGCAAAGGCTTTGCAAAAGCAGCCACTCCAGATGTCCTTCGTCAATATGAAGCAGCTCAAAAGAGAAAGGCTGAAGAGCTAAAATATGAGATCGCAAATTTAGAAAAACTTAAAGAAGAGCTTGCAAAAGTGACAGTCGTCGTCAAGAAAACTCTTGGTGCAAATGGCTCGCTTTTTGGCTCAGTTTCAAAAGAGGAGATCGCAGCAGAGCTTGAAAAGACACATCATTTGGTAGTTGAGAAAAAGGCTATCGATCTGGACACTCACCTAAAAGCAGTTGGTCTTTATGATGTTTCTATAAAGCTTGGACACTCGATAAATGCGACCTTAAAGGTTGATGTGCAAGGAGAGTAG
- a CDS encoding GspE/PulE family protein produces the protein MNNLENLILKALEQLNKLNSEQISNLVEIKEANSKSLLSILINEHIVDEETFFDVLSDIYRRGNADIDDISTDLQVDQKRFIEHVCKKFKITFFDLDDIDIDYRISEKLSTAQLKTYSAIPVKEDEISVYVAFKNPFDVIAQDKVQNLFNRKLLKVACADPAQIEKYINKVALNESIKDVVAEIRRELSSSASQGQNTENSGILKLIEIILKTSIQSRASDIHIEPTETNCIVRSRIDGMLSETFIFDKDIYPPMVSRMKLLSNMDIAERRRPQDGRFSAQILDKEYDFRISTLPILNGESIVLRILDKSKVIINLEDLGMHPDNFAKFKKSMKAPYGIILVTGPTGSGKTTTLYGALNDIKSIKTKIITVEDPVEYQLNMIQQVHVNEKSGLTFVSALRSILRQDPDVIMIGEIRDQETLRIAIQAALTGHLVFSTLHTNDAISALPRMIDMGIEPYLVSGALVCIEAQRLVRKLCPHCKQKITLSQKAFDEVKKFVPENYQFYKSVGCPQCSQTGYLGREMISEILPISDHIASMVANGASKDELKSVAYEEGFIDMFHDGVIRAANGITTLEEVYRVAKI, from the coding sequence ATGAACAACTTGGAAAATTTAATATTAAAAGCATTAGAACAACTTAATAAACTTAATAGCGAGCAAATTTCAAATCTCGTTGAGATAAAAGAAGCTAACTCAAAAAGTCTATTAAGCATCTTGATAAATGAACATATAGTTGATGAAGAGACTTTTTTTGACGTATTATCTGATATTTATAGAAGAGGAAATGCTGATATAGATGATATCTCTACTGATCTTCAAGTAGATCAAAAACGCTTTATAGAGCATGTTTGTAAAAAATTTAAGATAACTTTTTTTGATCTTGATGATATCGACATCGACTACCGCATCAGTGAAAAACTAAGTACTGCTCAGCTAAAAACATATAGCGCGATCCCAGTAAAAGAAGACGAGATAAGTGTATATGTTGCTTTTAAAAATCCATTTGATGTTATCGCTCAAGACAAAGTGCAAAATTTATTCAATAGGAAGCTATTAAAAGTTGCATGTGCCGATCCAGCACAAATAGAAAAATATATAAATAAAGTAGCTCTTAATGAGAGCATAAAAGATGTCGTTGCAGAGATCAGAAGAGAGCTTTCAAGCTCGGCTAGTCAAGGTCAAAACACTGAAAACTCTGGAATTTTAAAGCTAATAGAGATCATCTTAAAAACATCTATCCAAAGCAGAGCCAGCGACATCCACATCGAGCCAACCGAGACAAACTGCATCGTAAGAAGCAGGATCGATGGTATGCTAAGCGAAACATTTATATTTGATAAAGATATCTATCCGCCGATGGTTAGCCGTATGAAGCTACTTTCAAATATGGACATTGCAGAACGCCGTCGCCCACAAGATGGTAGATTTTCAGCTCAAATTTTAGACAAAGAGTATGATTTTCGTATCTCGACGCTACCTATCTTAAATGGCGAAAGTATAGTTTTAAGAATTTTGGATAAGTCAAAGGTTATCATAAACCTCGAAGACCTAGGCATGCACCCAGACAACTTTGCTAAATTTAAAAAGAGTATGAAAGCGCCTTATGGCATCATCCTAGTCACTGGCCCAACGGGATCAGGAAAGACGACGACGCTTTATGGTGCGCTAAATGATATAAAGAGCATAAAAACTAAGATCATCACCGTTGAAGACCCGGTTGAGTATCAGCTAAATATGATCCAGCAGGTGCATGTAAATGAGAAGTCTGGACTTACCTTTGTTTCAGCGCTCCGCTCTATTTTGAGGCAAGACCCTGACGTCATAATGATAGGTGAGATCAGGGATCAAGAGACGCTTCGCATAGCGATACAAGCGGCACTTACTGGCCACCTTGTCTTTTCTACCCTTCACACAAACGACGCCATTAGCGCACTTCCTCGTATGATCGACATGGGTATCGAGCCATATCTAGTAAGCGGTGCACTCGTTTGCATAGAGGCTCAAAGGCTTGTTAGAAAGCTCTGCCCACACTGCAAACAAAAGATCACACTATCTCAAAAGGCGTTTGACGAGGTTAAGAAATTTGTCCCTGAAAACTACCAGTTTTACAAAAGCGTCGGATGTCCGCAATGCTCACAAACAGGGTATCTAGGACGTGAGATGATAAGTGAAATTTTGCCTATTAGTGACCATATAGCAAGTATGGTTGCAAATGGTGCTTCTAAAGATGAGCTTAAAAGCGTTGCTTACGAAGAGGGCTTTATAGATATGTTTCATGATGGCGTCATAAGAGCAGCAAATGGCATAACCACGCTTGAAGAAGTTTATAGGGTTGCTAAGATATGA
- a CDS encoding C4-dicarboxylate ABC transporter — translation MLKLGKTNDTPIVTLNPYEYEGFRFYNSAVDALSLSKNVSKHDFFISYIEYKDIITATFNISRTTDDDDLENIISVKIYEELSLDPAIDYKIVYFESKVNTEERIFNVFIIANETINKIFKNISKRVSFIDYVAVEPLLYGAIYKKGLLPSTQTDCFLTIRADEAFVSIYVNGEYLTSRSIRYTLNYLRDKFVEQSGERISSDKFADILKTKGLVDKEEEGFNYDLNTIFEDCIFYVNDTINIINRIYNVNTKNIFIDCDYKIEHLEKFINTKLDINVVKLNTNTTINSKNLKITERHNIMALYARFYEKEGFNADFNFSNMLRPDPFTKRKSGKFILTCAAAFCLSMLYPLYNYIAGEILDKDSQRLNDELSVLNAQATQIKNTLARLKKEQDEVKTLTVKEEERLNFRKGLLQEIENKKDNYAMKGLNLFEITDMINDNGVFITNIANNDRNLTITTVSDNEKRITQLIKDISKMPKYSVNTKKIKEDKRNNEYESNISIEIRQ, via the coding sequence ATGTTAAAACTTGGAAAAACTAACGATACTCCAATTGTTACCCTAAATCCTTACGAATACGAAGGTTTTAGATTTTATAACAGTGCTGTTGATGCACTAAGCCTCTCAAAAAATGTTTCTAAACATGATTTTTTTATATCTTATATCGAATACAAAGATATCATAACAGCTACCTTTAATATATCAAGAACAACAGACGATGATGACCTTGAAAATATTATATCTGTTAAAATTTATGAAGAACTTTCTCTTGACCCAGCAATTGACTACAAAATAGTATATTTTGAAAGCAAAGTAAATACTGAAGAGAGAATTTTTAATGTATTTATTATAGCTAATGAAACGATAAACAAAATATTTAAAAATATTTCTAAAAGAGTTAGTTTTATCGATTATGTCGCCGTAGAACCACTTTTATATGGTGCTATTTACAAAAAAGGCTTGCTTCCAAGTACACAAACCGACTGCTTTTTAACAATTAGAGCCGATGAAGCTTTCGTGAGCATATATGTGAATGGAGAATATCTAACTTCAAGAAGCATAAGATATACATTAAATTACCTAAGAGATAAATTTGTAGAGCAAAGTGGTGAAAGAATAAGCAGTGATAAGTTTGCAGATATTTTAAAAACAAAAGGACTTGTCGACAAAGAAGAAGAAGGTTTTAATTATGATTTAAATACTATTTTTGAAGACTGTATTTTTTATGTTAATGATACAATCAATATCATCAATAGAATTTATAATGTTAATACAAAAAATATTTTTATTGACTGTGACTACAAGATCGAACATCTTGAGAAATTTATAAATACAAAACTTGACATTAATGTTGTAAAGTTAAACACAAATACTACTATAAATTCTAAGAATTTAAAAATTACCGAACGACACAATATAATGGCTTTATATGCAAGATTTTATGAAAAAGAAGGCTTTAATGCTGATTTCAATTTTTCAAATATGCTTAGGCCAGACCCATTTACAAAAAGAAAAAGTGGAAAATTTATTCTGACATGTGCTGCAGCTTTTTGTTTAAGCATGCTTTATCCATTATATAATTATATTGCTGGTGAGATTTTAGATAAAGATTCGCAAAGACTAAACGATGAGCTTAGTGTGCTTAATGCACAAGCAACTCAAATAAAAAATACTCTTGCAAGATTAAAAAAAGAGCAAGATGAAGTCAAAACACTAACCGTAAAAGAAGAGGAAAGACTAAATTTTAGAAAAGGTTTATTGCAAGAAATTGAAAATAAAAAAGATAATTACGCAATGAAAGGTTTAAATCTTTTTGAAATTACCGATATGATAAATGACAATGGCGTTTTTATAACAAATATTGCAAATAATGATAGAAATTTAACCATAACTACCGTAAGCGATAATGAGAAGAGGATAACTCAGTTGATAAAAGACATCAGTAAAATGCCAAAATATTCGGTAAATACTAAAAAAATCAAAGAAGATAAACGAAATAACGAATACGAAAGCAATATAAGTATAGAGATAAGACAATGA
- a CDS encoding transformation system protein, which yields MLEIQEIQRLEKLYEEYEKKNKPNPLKFLITGKNSKFLVIEIFAIIVLLIILIFLSSKKENKQSPTSAVIEKNLTVAPPKTKEQNLTILEINTSKNALENGKQKSEQAKERFEAEKKQDELAEKIAKKLEQSIKLNEDNKEQESTKKQRAGGGWLKLNMPSDDENVQNEQSYAQPLPSEETIELEPKTKPKIDIQISNANDEISILKDKFNKNKNVKNALDIAKKCYEEKRYSDAIKWALTANDIDSSSEESWIIFAKAKYMLKQKDDALRALMEYNKKINKPVINELIKKIKSDTL from the coding sequence ATGCTTGAAATACAAGAAATTCAAAGACTAGAAAAACTCTACGAAGAGTATGAAAAAAAGAACAAACCTAATCCTTTAAAATTTCTTATAACTGGTAAAAATTCCAAATTTTTGGTTATTGAAATTTTTGCAATCATTGTGTTGCTTATAATTTTGATATTTTTAAGCAGCAAAAAAGAAAACAAGCAAAGCCCTACTTCAGCAGTAATAGAGAAAAATTTAACAGTAGCTCCACCAAAAACAAAAGAGCAAAATTTAACTATACTAGAAATAAATACAAGCAAAAATGCTTTAGAAAATGGAAAACAAAAAAGCGAACAAGCCAAAGAGAGATTTGAGGCTGAAAAAAAGCAAGATGAGCTAGCTGAAAAAATAGCCAAAAAATTAGAACAATCAATAAAACTAAACGAAGACAATAAAGAACAAGAATCTACCAAAAAACAAAGAGCTGGCGGTGGCTGGCTAAAACTAAATATGCCAAGCGATGATGAAAATGTTCAAAATGAGCAGTCTTATGCGCAGCCTCTACCAAGCGAAGAGACAATAGAACTAGAACCAAAGACAAAACCTAAGATTGACATTCAAATTTCAAATGCAAATGATGAAATTTCAATATTAAAAGATAAATTTAACAAAAATAAAAATGTCAAAAATGCACTCGATATAGCAAAAAAATGTTACGAAGAAAAAAGATATAGTGATGCTATAAAATGGGCTTTAACGGCAAATGATATAGATAGTAGCTCTGAAGAATCATGGATTATATTCGCAAAAGCAAAATATATGTTAAAACAAAAAGATGATGCGCTACGCGCACTAATGGAGTATAACAAAAAGATAAACAAACCAGTCATAAATGAGCTTATAAAAAAGATAAAAAGTGACACGCTGTGA
- the era gene encoding GTPase Era, protein MKSGFVSIIGRTNAGKSSFLNALLNEKIAIVSHKQNATRRKINGIVMNGEDQIIFTDTPGLHESNKAINQLLISQAIKSMGDCDLIVFLAPIHDDTSDYEKFLALNPEKPHILVLTKVDESSNAKVLEKITQYQKFQDKFAALLTFSTKQPTYKKPLLDEICKLLPEHEYFYDPEFLTPTNEKEIFREFILEAIYENLSDEIPYLSDAIIKSVKEKTGITEIYASIITERDIHKSMIIGKNGETIKRIGIFARKLIQNLTNTKVFLKLDVVVKKGWSKEEKSLNQIIGY, encoded by the coding sequence TTGAAATCAGGCTTTGTTAGCATCATAGGACGCACAAATGCTGGCAAAAGCTCGTTTTTAAATGCCTTATTAAACGAAAAGATCGCCATTGTCTCGCACAAACAAAACGCAACTCGCAGAAAGATAAATGGCATAGTTATGAACGGTGAAGATCAGATCATCTTCACCGACACGCCAGGGCTTCACGAGAGTAACAAGGCGATAAATCAACTGCTAATTAGCCAAGCTATAAAATCGATGGGGGACTGTGATCTCATCGTATTTTTAGCGCCTATCCATGATGATACAAGTGACTACGAGAAATTTCTAGCTCTAAATCCTGAAAAACCACACATCTTAGTGCTAACAAAAGTCGATGAGAGCTCAAATGCTAAAGTCTTAGAAAAGATCACTCAGTATCAAAAATTTCAAGATAAATTTGCAGCTTTGCTTACTTTTAGCACCAAACAGCCTACATATAAAAAGCCACTTCTTGATGAAATTTGCAAGCTTTTGCCAGAGCATGAGTACTTTTATGATCCAGAATTTCTCACGCCGACAAATGAAAAAGAAATTTTTAGAGAATTTATACTTGAAGCGATCTATGAAAATTTAAGCGATGAAATACCATATCTTAGTGATGCGATCATAAAAAGTGTAAAAGAAAAAACAGGCATAACTGAAATTTATGCTAGCATCATCACGGAGCGTGACATCCACAAAAGCATGATCATCGGGAAAAATGGCGAAACTATTAAAAGAATAGGAATTTTTGCAAGAAAGTTAATACAAAATTTAACCAACACAAAGGTCTTTCTAAAGCTCGATGTAGTCGTTAAAAAAGGCTGGAGTAAAGAAGAAAAGAGCCTAAATCAGATAATCGGCTATTGA
- the hslV gene encoding ATP-dependent protease subunit HslV, whose amino-acid sequence MFHATTILAYKGKNKAVIGGDGQVSFGNTVLKGNAVKIRKIHNGKVLAGFAGSTADAFNLFDMFEKNLEHTKGDLLKAVIEFSKEWRKDKYLRKLEAMMLVLDRDKIFLLSGTGDVVEPEDGKIAAIGSGGNYALSAARALDKFADIDEEELVKESLKIAGEICIYTNTNIKTYVLE is encoded by the coding sequence ATGTTTCATGCGACAACCATCTTAGCCTACAAAGGCAAAAATAAGGCGGTCATCGGCGGCGATGGACAGGTGAGTTTTGGCAACACTGTCTTAAAAGGCAACGCCGTAAAAATTCGCAAAATTCACAACGGCAAAGTCCTAGCTGGCTTTGCTGGTAGCACTGCTGACGCGTTTAATCTCTTTGATATGTTTGAGAAAAATTTAGAGCATACAAAGGGCGATTTGCTAAAGGCGGTGATAGAATTTAGCAAAGAGTGGCGCAAAGACAAGTATTTAAGAAAGCTTGAAGCGATGATGCTTGTGCTTGATAGGGATAAAATTTTCTTACTTAGTGGCACAGGAGATGTTGTTGAGCCAGAAGATGGCAAGATAGCAGCTATCGGAAGCGGCGGCAATTACGCACTTTCAGCGGCTCGTGCTCTAGATAAATTTGCTGATATCGACGAAGAGGAGCTAGTCAAAGAGAGCCTCAAGATCGCTGGCGAAATTTGCATCTATACAAATACAAACATCAAAACTTATGTTTTAGAATAA